One Thunnus maccoyii chromosome 14, fThuMac1.1, whole genome shotgun sequence genomic window carries:
- the klf5a gene encoding Krueppel-like factor 5 isoform X1: MAATLTMSSGGGGQEDPFYPLQKAPLPAGFPLEESALFGLDCKITETDKAGQNDYTQAKCEMDRYLSPQPLPLPPAADSQQKSHRESAVDQFFTDDHTGAPYTLNMNLYLPDVAYLRMGLCQQARPPQHQNHTGLIQVKTEPAAPCFSPNLQQHCPNTTPTSSCGTSGHACGGIAMETSTINMTLAGLPDFTSVFNQSGGGRDSLPEVFVKQEMSSQFEQHGLHHHDNSGSLFQLLNSGLDHHHGNGMDAQHQHHHHHHQQQQIQHTSTSTIHTPFHDLPVDSSASQQDQTAKPVYCGLGGGAYTHPHAQSHPHFLPQPYLPPSPPSSQPGSPDRQKELLQTMSPPPSYAATIASKLAGSTPGLGPGPVSGSLALPHTSGPTPLQGQATGLPQAPATTPAPTPSQTTVPARYNRRNNPDLEKRRIHHCDYPGCKKVYTKSSHLKAHLRTHTGEKPYRCTWDSCDWRFARSDELTRHYRKHTGAKPFQCAVCSRSFSRSDHLALHMKRHQN; this comes from the exons ATGGCCGCGACTCTCACGAtgagcagcggcggcggcgggcaGGAGGATCCCTTCTATCCGCTGCAGAAGGCGCCTCTGCCCGCTGGTTTCCCTCTGGAGGAGTCGGCGTTGTTCGGCTTGGACTGCAAGATCACAGAAACAGACAAGGCTGGACAAAATGACTACACACAG GCAAAGTGTGAGATGGACCGGTATCTCTCCCCTCAGCCTCTTCCCCTTCCACCTGCTGCGGACAGCCAACAGAAGTCCCACAGAGAGTCTGCGGTGGATCAGTTCTTCACTGACGACCACACCGGGGCTCCTTACACCCTCAACATGAATCTTTACCTCCCCGACGTCGCCTACCTGAGGATGGGCTTGTGTCAGCAGGCGCGGCCCCCTCAGCACCAGAACCACACAGGTCTCATCCAAGTCAAGACAGAACCTGCCGCACCATGTTTCTCCCCTAACCTCCAGCAGCACTGCCCCAACACTACACCCACGAGTAGCTGTGGCACCTCCGGGCATGCCTGTGGCGGTATTGCCATGGAAACCTCAACCATAAACATGACGTTAGCAGGGTTACCGGACTTCACCAGTGTTTTCAACCAGTCGGGAGGCGGTCGAGATTCATTGCCAGAAGTCTTTGTCAAACAGGAAATGTCATCACAGTTCGAGCAGCATGGTCTACACCACCATGACAACAGCGGCTCACTGTTTCAGCTCCTAAACTCCGGCTTGGACCATCACCATGGCAATGGTATGGACGCCCAGCATCagcatcatcaccatcatcatcagcaaCAGCAGATACAGCACACTTCCACTTCCACAATCCACACACCCTTCCACGATTTGCCAGTAGACTCGTCTGCGTCTCAGCAAGATCAGACTGCTAAGCCTGTGTACTGTGGTCTGGGTGGTGGGGCGTACACACATCCTCACGCTCAGTCACACCCACACTTCCTCCCGCAGCCCTACCTGCCGCCCTCTCCGCCAAGCTCGCAGCCCGGTAGCCCTGACAGGCAGAAGGAGCTGCTCCAAACCATGTCTCCTCCTCCCTCGTACGCAGCCACCATCGCCTCCAAGCTAGCAGGCAGCACCCCTGGACTCGGCCCCGGCCCTGTATCAGGCAGCTTAGCCCTTCCCCACACTTCAGGTCCCACGCCGCTCCAAGGCCAAGCCACAGGCCTTCCCCAAGCCCCGGCAACAACCCCAGCCCCAACCCCATCTCAGACCACAGTGCCTGCCCGCTACAACCGGAGGAACAACCCAGACCTGGAGAAACGACGGATCCACCACTGTGATTATCCAG GCTGCAAGAAGGTCTACACCAAGTCATCTCATCTGAAAGCCCACCTCAGGACTCACACGG gtgagaagccgtacagGTGCACATGGGACAGCTGCGACTGGCGTTTCGCCCGCTCGGACGAGCTGACGCGTCACTACCGGAAGCACACGGGCGCCAAACCCTTCCAGTGCGCCGTCTGCTCACGCTCCTTTTCCCGATCCGACCACCTCGCCCTGCACATGAAGAGACACCAGAACTAG
- the klf5a gene encoding Krueppel-like factor 5 isoform X2, translated as MDRYLSPQPLPLPPAADSQQKSHRESAVDQFFTDDHTGAPYTLNMNLYLPDVAYLRMGLCQQARPPQHQNHTGLIQVKTEPAAPCFSPNLQQHCPNTTPTSSCGTSGHACGGIAMETSTINMTLAGLPDFTSVFNQSGGGRDSLPEVFVKQEMSSQFEQHGLHHHDNSGSLFQLLNSGLDHHHGNGMDAQHQHHHHHHQQQQIQHTSTSTIHTPFHDLPVDSSASQQDQTAKPVYCGLGGGAYTHPHAQSHPHFLPQPYLPPSPPSSQPGSPDRQKELLQTMSPPPSYAATIASKLAGSTPGLGPGPVSGSLALPHTSGPTPLQGQATGLPQAPATTPAPTPSQTTVPARYNRRNNPDLEKRRIHHCDYPGCKKVYTKSSHLKAHLRTHTGEKPYRCTWDSCDWRFARSDELTRHYRKHTGAKPFQCAVCSRSFSRSDHLALHMKRHQN; from the exons ATGGACCGGTATCTCTCCCCTCAGCCTCTTCCCCTTCCACCTGCTGCGGACAGCCAACAGAAGTCCCACAGAGAGTCTGCGGTGGATCAGTTCTTCACTGACGACCACACCGGGGCTCCTTACACCCTCAACATGAATCTTTACCTCCCCGACGTCGCCTACCTGAGGATGGGCTTGTGTCAGCAGGCGCGGCCCCCTCAGCACCAGAACCACACAGGTCTCATCCAAGTCAAGACAGAACCTGCCGCACCATGTTTCTCCCCTAACCTCCAGCAGCACTGCCCCAACACTACACCCACGAGTAGCTGTGGCACCTCCGGGCATGCCTGTGGCGGTATTGCCATGGAAACCTCAACCATAAACATGACGTTAGCAGGGTTACCGGACTTCACCAGTGTTTTCAACCAGTCGGGAGGCGGTCGAGATTCATTGCCAGAAGTCTTTGTCAAACAGGAAATGTCATCACAGTTCGAGCAGCATGGTCTACACCACCATGACAACAGCGGCTCACTGTTTCAGCTCCTAAACTCCGGCTTGGACCATCACCATGGCAATGGTATGGACGCCCAGCATCagcatcatcaccatcatcatcagcaaCAGCAGATACAGCACACTTCCACTTCCACAATCCACACACCCTTCCACGATTTGCCAGTAGACTCGTCTGCGTCTCAGCAAGATCAGACTGCTAAGCCTGTGTACTGTGGTCTGGGTGGTGGGGCGTACACACATCCTCACGCTCAGTCACACCCACACTTCCTCCCGCAGCCCTACCTGCCGCCCTCTCCGCCAAGCTCGCAGCCCGGTAGCCCTGACAGGCAGAAGGAGCTGCTCCAAACCATGTCTCCTCCTCCCTCGTACGCAGCCACCATCGCCTCCAAGCTAGCAGGCAGCACCCCTGGACTCGGCCCCGGCCCTGTATCAGGCAGCTTAGCCCTTCCCCACACTTCAGGTCCCACGCCGCTCCAAGGCCAAGCCACAGGCCTTCCCCAAGCCCCGGCAACAACCCCAGCCCCAACCCCATCTCAGACCACAGTGCCTGCCCGCTACAACCGGAGGAACAACCCAGACCTGGAGAAACGACGGATCCACCACTGTGATTATCCAG GCTGCAAGAAGGTCTACACCAAGTCATCTCATCTGAAAGCCCACCTCAGGACTCACACGG gtgagaagccgtacagGTGCACATGGGACAGCTGCGACTGGCGTTTCGCCCGCTCGGACGAGCTGACGCGTCACTACCGGAAGCACACGGGCGCCAAACCCTTCCAGTGCGCCGTCTGCTCACGCTCCTTTTCCCGATCCGACCACCTCGCCCTGCACATGAAGAGACACCAGAACTAG